In Trueperaceae bacterium, the genomic stretch ATGAGCGAGCCCAGCGTGGTGTCGGCGATGAGCAGGAACAGCGCTGTGAGCACCACGAATACCAGGGTTGCCTGGGTCGACTGGACGACCTCGTTCCGGGTCGGCCAGGTGACCCTGCCGAGTTCTGCCCGCGAGTTCCTGAGGTATTGCAGGACGCGGTTCACGTCAGACCTTTACTTCGCGGTGTACCG encodes the following:
- the secE gene encoding preprotein translocase subunit SecE, producing the protein MNRVLQYLRNSRAELGRVTWPTRNEVVQSTQATLVFVVLTALFLLIADTTLGSLIQLIT